The segment GTGCCATTCTTTGCATTCTATTTTACTTCACTCCCTCATTTATTGCCTTCAGCCGGAAACATGAATGCAAAGGATGGGTCTTATTCCTGAATATATTCATCAGATGGACTGGTCTTGGTTGGTTTTTTTTGCCTTATCTGGGCTGCTTTTGGTAAAACTGATAAAGCATAATAAGGATCAGGCAAACCCCAGCTCTTTTCTCCAATAATCACTCTACAATGGCCTTACCCTCAAAAAATCCCGATCCCGAATTCTTTATTATAAACACCCCCCTGTATCCACTGCTCTTCAGTTTACCTATTATATTTCTGTCTTTGGCATCTTCAATACCGCTAATCTTTTTGCCGCTTAAAGTGTAAGCTGTAAACTTGTTGCCTGCATTTCCTGCCCTGAAAACCAGGCCCTTTATTGTGTTTCTCTCCGATATATGTGTCGCAGCAAGACGTTT is part of the Fibrobacter sp. genome and harbors:
- a CDS encoding superinfection immunity protein, with translation MEELIVSVMIIGAILCILFYFTPSFIAFSRKHECKGWVLFLNIFIRWTGLGWFFLPYLGCFW